Genomic segment of Ictalurus furcatus strain D&B chromosome 9, Billie_1.0, whole genome shotgun sequence:
TCGTGTCGTCCACCCCTGCTAACATTCGATTTACGCTCGGTAAATCGTTCGCAGAAACGAGAAAGGAGAAAGGGTTAGCGCGTGTCTATAGTAGCTGACTCGccgcagtggctgagctgcattacatGAAGATTCAAAAGCTTCTGTGAATTGGAGTTCTGTGGGCGTGGCTGCACCGTGGTCAGTTACGGCTGATTGGTGCTTTTGCGCCAGGTTTTGTAAAGCTCGCAGGATTTTTCTAGTTCGTTAACATTTAAAACGaaaactttaataaaaataaaaaatggaaacaGATGAGGCTTACCGAATTGATCGGCTCAGCGGTAACATTTCTACTAAAAATGGCTGAATTATCCGTGTTAAGGAAATACGTTTACAGATCTGAAGAAAACAACTGTGTCGATTTTAAATTTGCCCAAACGGTTCCTTTGAGACAAATAACCAAGTGACTGAAGACCTGTTCGTGTACGTCCATCTAATGACAACCCGTGCGCTTAGCTTATCGTCTTCAGCCCCGTAAACCGAGAGCATGTGATTCATTCAAAGCTGTTTCACTAAAGTAGTTACAGCGTGATAGTCATTTATAGGATAACTGCGGATAATACGGCATGAAATTCACGTTctggagagggggggggggtcgacGGTGTCAAATCAAAGAGCCTTCCTTACACGTTAAGCACCGCTCGTCACCTCAAGCAACATCATGATCTCTGTCTTCGTGCAAAGCCGCTGTTACGGTCTTTCCCTGAAGCTACAGGACCATGTGTTTGTCAGCAGCACTATTTCATGTGAAAGCCTTCTCTGATGGCTCTTATATAAACTACTTTAGTGACAGAAGATTCATCACAGTGGAACCAAATTttaactccttccataaatgttacataaacatctccttacagaaaacgttcCCGTCAGACGCGGGTTTTAGTGGTGCGTCCGGCGTACCGTTCCCCCGTGAACGacccgttactatagaaaccgtaaCCTATTAAAACGAGCGCGTTGACGGACGCCCGTCATTAATAGCTGCACtgatgtcagagctgctcttatagaaactttctgaccgatcagaattgagaattcgcCGAGCGGAGTGTGAGAGTTGAGAGTAAACGCGACCTGTTGTTACTGAACGTTCCGGAGTATTTCGTCCCGTCAGGAAAGTGGTACGTTCCGCTGCCGTGGTACGTGTTGTCTCTGAACTGCCCTTTGTACACGGCTCCCGAGGGGTGTGAGAGCGTCCCGCTGCCGTTCATCTGCAACGCAAACGTATAACGCGTCTCTATCGTCCACGTCACCGCTGTACACGCTGTAACACAATGACGTTGCTCAGACCtgcttattttattcataatttaaaaaaaaaaacaactttacgTAAAACCTTATCGTCATTCCACTCTCCGGTGTACGTCGTCCCAGAGGACGAGGTCTGCGTCCCGAAACCTTTCCTCATCGCCACGCCGTCCGAGGTTTGACAGCACTCACcttctataacacacacacacacacacacacactctgcaatTAACAATACTGCAGCTACTAAGAGAACCGGCCCTCAATTTCTCTCTTTTATACGGAATATTTCAGTCTATGATTATTATTCCTTAATGAATCAACATCTACGAGAAGGTAGAAGCAGTCGTtcaggagaagaagagaagctTTCTACGAAAGGTCTAAGTGTCTTCTCGTTCGCCCGAGATAAATGTTTGTTCTCGGTAAAATTAGAAAGTGTTTATGACGCTGTATGAAGGCAACCAAGGTCGAAAACTATCACGTTCAAACTAAGATTCGTCCGTTTTAGTCTAATTAGTTGTGTATCATCGTACCATCCcgtgctgattattttcccgtcACAGCGCACTTACAAATTCCGTCCATACAGTGGATctaaaaaagtctacacacccctgttaaaatggcaggtttgtgtgatgtaaaaaaaaataataataataaaaaatgaaaccaagataaatcacgtCAGAAGCTTTTCTACCTTTACTGTGAAGTTTTAACCTTtttattaaagtgaaaaacaataagaatcattaaaaaaaaataaataaaagtacaatacCCTGGTTGTATAAGTATGCACACCCGTAAACTAACACCTTTAgattttttcacagcattcaatcGTTTTTGAGTAAGAGTCGATCCGTTCGGAGCGTCTTGACTTATTTAGCGATACaatatttttccattcttcCTTGTAAAAGCGTTCTAACTCTGTCAGACtggctgggcatctcctgtacacagccctcttcaggtcaccacacagatctttgattggatttaggtctggactccaaaaccttgaacttgttttggtgaagccgttCCTCTGTCGATCTGGAGGTTTGTTTCGGGTCGtcgtcatgctgaaaggtgagaTTCCTCTTcgtcttaagtgttttagcagaagatTTAAGGTTTTGCTCCAAAATCGACTGGTATTCGGGGCTCTTCATGATTtgctccaccctgattaaagccccagttccatccagctgaagaaaaacagccccaaagtacgatgctgccaccaccgtgcttcaccatGGGGATGGTCtattttggtgatgtgctgtgttgttttgttgttgttgtttttttttgtgtgaagaaCATATCTTTTAGttttatggccaaaaagttcacctttggtctcatcagaccgtaacacattattccacatggttttgggagattggatgtttttatttattggttaAAACAGACTTCCATCTTGTCACCCTACCC
This window contains:
- the LOC128613055 gene encoding radial spoke head 1 homolog isoform X6 — translated: MRKGFGTQTSSSGTTYTGEWNDDKMNGSGTLSHPSGAVYKGQFRDNTYHGSGTYHFPDGTKYSGTFSNNRFLHRPSKYLRISKGTSSHVQSSKERAEISIQSGSSVQNKRTLKNHKVRWTSINSSS
- the LOC128613055 gene encoding radial spoke head 1 homolog isoform X4, translating into MSEPVRLKVLYIFPNGDKYEGECCQTSDGVAMRKGFGTQTSSSGTTYTGEWNDDKMNGSGTLSHPSGAVYKGQFRDNTYHGSGTYHFPDGTKYSGTFSNNRFLHRPSKYLRISKGTSSHVQSSKERAEISIQSGSSVQNKRTLKNHKTRG
- the LOC128613055 gene encoding MORN repeat-containing protein 2-like isoform X5; amino-acid sequence: MSEPVRLKVLYIFPNGDKYEGECCQTSDGVAMRKGFGTQTSSSGTTYTGEWNDDKMNGSGTLSHPSGAVYKGQFRDNTYHGSGTYHFPDGTKYSGTFSNNRLEGEGEFTDLEGLVWTGNFHGKAAPGLKLKLNM
- the LOC128613055 gene encoding radial spoke head 1 homolog isoform X3, producing the protein MSEPVRLKVLYIFPNGDKYEGECCQTSDGVAMRKGFGTQTSSSGTTYTGEWNDDKMNGSGTLSHPSGAVYKGQFRDNTYHGSGTYHFPDGTKYSGTFSNNRFLHRPSKYLRISKGTSSHVQSSKERAEISIQSGSSVQNKRTLKNHKVRWTSINSSS